From Solanum stenotomum isolate F172 chromosome 2, ASM1918654v1, whole genome shotgun sequence:
CTTTTCATTGACTCCTCaaatttgatttgcatagttccattcgTCTTTCCGGTGACTTCTCAAATCTAATTTGCGTAGGGCTGTTCcatcattccaaccctacccatataatttttctttttcaatagggtcgtgccatcattccgaccctacccgtattatttctctttttcaatggggttgttccatcaattcgaactatcctttataatttatattttctagttggATCGtgacatcattccgaccctacccatataattttatttcttagattgtgaccacttttagctatcaaatctaatactccgaCATATGAGCATGTTTCGGCTAGTTTTTCGGTGACCTGTTTAATATCGACtcatctattgattccaacatgatccatatactatatactagattttgagcactttgTTGCTCAAGGGGAGTTgagtagccttgtatgtcgattatgtgactcactctatggtctgaaacggtctttgcaagtttggtttgggaagttcaacactgtaattttatcactctgtgttttatcggcattatgcatcaaattcagtatttcatgagaagattaagcacattgagattgactgacattatgcatcaaatccaGTATTTAATGAGAAgacaagcacattgagattgactgtcaattttgtgaagtcgactgatcaacttgcagatatctcaccAATCCGCTCATtggtcctcgtattaattacatatgtaacaagctaggtacatgaattgtatgcactagcttgggggagtgttagaataggaataggtttatacattcctattagaataggaataggtttacacaattctattagaataggaatagatttattcaatcctatttagaataggaataggaatagtaacTAGTATCCTACTTgataaaggattgtattctagtgtctataaatatgatctcaatgtaataatgtagacacaacaacacaattcaataatattcctttcctatatttctcacagtactcctatatttctcacagtACCGAATATGTGGATGTAACAGGTCATAAGTAATCGATGCAAATAATGTGTTGCCTACACTGAAGCGCAGCTAAGTGAGGAGAATCATCCTCCATGAGCTTTATGTGCTTTAGGCCATTTAAGTGCGCCTTAAATGAGCCTTTGACAACATTGATTTGAATGAGACACTGTTTTGATTATCGATGAGTCGATGACCTTCAACATATTTGGCAAGTTAAGTCTTTTGTTTCTCGGCATGGCTTTCAGACTTCTAAAGCAGTTATTCCTTTCTAGGAATGTTTTCTTTGTTCCCTTTCTTGGAGTCACAACTTATCCACTTGCCATACATGACTTCTTCTTTTTGATGAGGTCACTTGCCTTACATGACTATTGTTTCCACTGGCACTTCTTTGTGAGTAAACATTATATTGTATCAAAAGTTACATTGATCATGCCTTGTTCATACAAAATGTTGAGTCAATTGAAAAGGTACAACAATGATCGATGGGaacttttaaaaacaaaaatatctgAATGTTTCCCTTTTTAATTGACTAAAAACACTCTACTCTTCCACACCTAgtgaaaataaaacaataaaagtgtaaagaaaacaaaaggagAACATGCTCTATAAGGGAGAAGCTGAGAATACAATTAGGAAACCCTATTATGAAGGGTCATGTTTTTATTCACCTGGTCTGGTCACTTTTGGGCCGACCAGGTTGTTTCCTGTTTTTAAGATGGACCATTTCAGGCtgttttaaataaataacaagGACTTCGAGTCaaaattcaaccaaaaaaaaagaaaagaacatacTCTACTACGAGCTACATGAAGGtgagataaaaaaaagtcaaactttTTATCAATCAGATCGGTAAAGATTTGCTAGCAAGTTCAGTTCATTTTTTTGGCGAAAGAACAAGACAAGAAACTATAATTAAGTTGTCTAAATGAGAGAGCAGGAATCCTATGGAACTGGATACTATCTTAAAAGTGACAACATAGATTTGAAATCAAGGTATGGCCTGAGAACAATTCAAAACACAAGAGAAACATTCAAAATCAGAAAAGATGCCACGATGCTGGAAAACAAACCGCAGGCTATTAACCTACCTTTATGGAGTGATAGAAGGGATTTCCCACGTCCATTTCTTGAGCTAGATGGTAATCGCATCCTAATGTCTTTCCAGAGCTTCTTATACTCCTCTCCATTGTAGGGCGTCATCAATAAATTCAAAACCTCCTTCCTGTACCTAGAATCTATGATTGTCGCATCCAGCTTGATACACAAAATTAGCAGTCAATGGTTACAAGAATTATCACGGTGAACCAAAACTAAGAggtaacataaaataaaagaggGACCAAAAGAACTAGTGAAAGTAGCAGAAGAATTGAAATCATACATTCAGGCAACGTTCCACTGAAGGTACAAAGGGGTTAGAGCTACTGCCCCAACCTACCTCTGTACCTATATTTTCAAGGATTTCTACTTCACTTTCGGATTCTGCCTCCTTAATAGCTTcataaacaaaacaacaactaTTACCAAATGAAGATTTAAGACAATGATATCTTgatacacaatttttttttttgcacgaATCAAATAACTTACAATCAGAATCTTCTTGAGGTTCAATTTTTACTTCCGCATCCATGAATTTGCTATCATTCTGAATCCTCTGCTCCATACCAGGTATAATATTCACATCAATTCTATGATTCCTGTTATCTAATCCCCTATCTTCGTTTCCTCGCCTCTTAGTCAAAATCCCATCTTTCATTGTCTGCTCCTTACCAGGTAAAATATTCACATCAATTCTATGATTCCTATTATCTAAGCCCCTATCTTCGTTTCGTCGCCTGTTACTCAAGATCCCATCTTTCATTGTCTGCTCGTTACCAGGTACAATCTCCATATCAATTCTTTGCTTCCTATTGTCTAAATCCCTATCCTCGTTTCGTTGCTTCTTACTCAAAATCCCATCTTTTATCTTCTGCTCCTTACCAGGTACAATCTCCATATCAATTCTTTGCTTCCTATTGTCTAAATCCCTATCCTTGTTTCGTTGCTTCTTACTCAAAATCCCATCTTTTATCTTCTGCTCCTTACCAGTTACAATCTCCATATCAATTCTTTGCTTCCTACTGTCTAAATCCCTATCCTCGTTTCGTTGCTTCATACTCAAAATCCCCTCTTTTATCTTCTGCTCTTTACCAGGTACAATCT
This genomic window contains:
- the LOC125855700 gene encoding uncharacterized protein LOC125855700, with translation MEKVDMKELCPCQDKERYHELGSALEGCVHFNEDYKMLLLYIEQGRIAYGGYNPRPTCTDVEDGILSKKRGNEDRDLDNRKQRIDMEIVPGKEQKIKEGILSMKQRNEDRDLDSRKQRIDMEIVTGKEQKIKDGILSKKQRNKDRDLDNRKQRIDMEIVPGKEQKIKDGILSKKQRNEDRDLDNRKQRIDMEIVPGNEQTMKDGILSNRRRNEDRGLDNRNHRIDVNILPGKEQTMKDGILTKRRGNEDRGLDNRNHRIDVNIIPGMEQRIQNDSKFMDAEVKIEPQEDSDSIKEAESESEVEILENIGTEVGWGSSSNPFVPSVERCLNLDATIIDSRYRKEVLNLLMTPYNGEEYKKLWKDIRMRLPSSSRNGRGKSLLSLHKGVNQEIKRAGPDKDKKLNIMRGFFFWLEHLTQQDAFQPWEDAECLQTLPGSP